Sequence from the Candidatus Paceibacterota bacterium genome:
TTTCAGCCGTTGGACAAAGAATTTATAAGTGTTCGCCATGAACTCGATCCTACGGAAGAAATAAGACCGCATTATCATCCTAAAGCCACGGAGTGGATTATTGTTTGCGAAGGCACTTTTGATGTTCAAATCGGGGACGAAGCGCTTACCTTTTATAGCGTTTCGCCCGGCGAGTTTTTGGTGATAGAAATTCCAAAAAAAGAGCCGCATACTTTTTACGCGCAAAAAAAGACGAAATATCATGTATATCGGGAAAGGAAGGACAGAATAATTTACTGCAAATAAAAAACAAGGAGGATCTTTGGGTGATAAAAACGGTTATAGGCGTCAAAAAATTGCCATTAACTTCCAATGTATGCAAGCAGGCTGTAAGAGAGGTCATTAATCTTAACCGGGCAAGCGTTGCCCATGTGGAAGTGCAGCCGGGAGATGCATCTCTTTTGCACAGACATAAAATCTTTACTCAGCTCTATTACATTTTGGAAGGCAGGGGCAGGATGTATGTTGGCGGACGCGGTGATTTTCCGGTGGCTAAAGACACTTTGATTTGGATAGCTCCGGGAAGGCCGCACAAATTGGAAAATACGGGCAGAAAGATTTTAAGCCATTTGGTCATCTCTATTCCCCCATTCAGTCAAACCGATGTGGAGGTAATTGATGAGCAATAAATCGTACGTCGGAAAAAGAAAAAAGGGAGGTTTTTCTGTTGCCAAAGACGGCGCTTTTATTTCTGAATTTGAATGGCCTGGCAATTCTAAGATTCGGAAAACAAGCACCACCTGCGGTCGTCTCAATCCAGGGCAAAAAGCAAAGCTTCATCGCCATGAGGTTTCCGAAGAAATGTGTTATGTGCTATCAGGTCATGGCGAGATAAAGGTGGGTGAGATTGTAGAAAAAATAGGAAAAGGTGATGTTGTCTGCATACCCGCCCGCGCTGCTCACTCGCTTAAAAACATCAGTCAAAAGAAACTTTTGAAAGTTTTAGCTTTTTATTCTCCCATGTGTACGGACGGCAGCACTACTTTTCTTGAATAGCTGAACTGTTTTAGGGTATTGACAGATTTTTATGGGTAAGTATAATAATTTTAGAATCTTAAAAAAGAAGGGAGGTGAAAAACATACTGTAAAGCGTAAGCGGCTGCAGGTCCCCGGCGGTGTTTAAATAACACTTTTCACCCATCCGGGCTGGTGTTGCCGAACCCATTTTTTGGGAGGACATTTATTATGTGTCGTTACCAAGGGCCCTTAGACTATGGCTAGCGTTTTGATTCTAGCGTCTCTTCTTTTTATGTTTTTGTGATGATGCGAGTACTCTCGCGGCGGGGTGTCCGGATTTTTCCTGGGCACCCCCTTTTTTTATTTGTTTTGGGTTTTTAAAAAGCGTAAAATTCAGAATATAGAAACAAAAGATAAAAATGAAGCATAAATTTATTTTTGGTTTTATCGCGTTTATTTTAATTTCCGCCGCTGGGGGCGCGGCTGTGCTTGTTAATCATTACAAAAAAGCAAGAATCGGGGCTTCGGAGGACGGCGGCGTCGCGCAAAATATTCAAGTTTCAAAACCATGGGTGGAAGTGTTAAAGCCGAACGTTTACGCGTCTGTTGAAAGCGGCGAAAAAAAATCTTTGCAGACCGGAGATGAAATTGATTCCGGCTATACCGTAGAGACCGACACATGGGGTTTGGCGAACATTTATTTTCCGGATGGCTCGGTGGCGCGCCTTGATTCCGGAACGCAGATTTTTTTGGAAGAAGGCGAATACAGCGATTCAGACCAAAGTCTGAAAGTAAAAATATCTTTAAGCGCCGGCAGGGTGTGGTCTAAAATAATAGAACTTGCCACACCCGATTCGCTTTGGGAAGTGAAAACAACGAATGCGGTTGCCACTGTGCGCGGCACCGCTTTCGGTTTTGAACACATAGACGGAAAATCCAGCGTCGTCGGTTCTGAAAATCAGGTGGAGCTGGCGCCGATTGACCCGGACACGAAAGAAATTTTAACCGACAAAAAAGTAATTATTTCGCCGAATAAAATAGTTGAATTGAAAAGGCAGGATTTGGGAGAAATTAAATCAGGCAAAATCGCCATCGCGGATAAAGTGAAAGAAGCAGGGCCTGAAGTTTTGGAAAAGGAATGGGTAAAACGCGCCGCGGCGTCCGATGTCGTTTTAAACGAAAAAATTAAAGAAATAAAACAAAGGGTGGAAGAAAACAGAGGCGAGGATATAAATAAGGAAGAATTGAAAAAAGAAATCAAGCAGGAAATTCGCAATGAAATCAAAAAAGACGCGATAAAACCTTTTATTCAGGAAATAGAAAAGAGGAGGATTGAGAAAGAAGAGTCAAAGCAAAAGTCAAAAGATAATATTTTGGAAAATAAAAATATTCAGAGCGAAGAGAAAAAAATTTTAAAACCTCAAACCGAAGGCGGGCAAGCGGGAACGGGCGCTGGAAACCAGGGAACAAAAGAATCTTTAAAGCCGATTAAATTATTGGTAAGACCCGCGGATTTTTCCGGTGAAATAAAAGAAGGAGAGAGAATAACTTTTCAGGCGGTGCTTATCATGGCCGACAATTCGGAAAAAATCGTTACCGAAGGCGTAAAGTGGCAAGTTCTTGGGCAAATGGGAAAAATGGAGCGGCCCGGGGTTTTTTATGCCGAGCTTGATTCGACGATTTCCGAGTTTGGGGAAGCGTCAGGCGCGGTAATAGCGGTTTGGGAAAGCGAAGACGGAACTGTAAATTTTTTGGCAAAAACGAAAATTTTTAAAGTGAGAGCCCGCGTTGAAGAAACAACTGACACCCGCGGATAATATGAAATCTAAAATATACTATTTTATTATTGCCTCGCTTGCCGGCGTTTTGGTTTGTTTTTCTTTTTATTTCGGGATTTTTTCCGGACTTGAAGTTTTTTTTGAAGATTTGTTTTTCGCGCCGAAGCCGGTGAGCGGAGATTTTGTGATTGTTTCGATTGACGACGAGTCTTTGTCGCGTATCGGTCAGTGGCCGTGGCCGCGCGAGGTTTTTGCAAAAGCTCTTCTGGAGATGGAAAAAAATACCCCGCTTGCCGCAGGGATGGACATTGTTTTTTCGGAACTTTCTTCAAATGGAGCTGAAGACGACGAAAAGCTGGCGTCTGCTTTGGGAAAAATTTCTTATCCCGTTGTCTTGGCAAGCGAAGCGCAAAATATTTTTTTAAGCCAGGACGGGACAATTACGGCTTCGGAATTTATAAAACCGCTGGATAGTTTTACAAATGAAAAAAACGTAAGTTTGGGGCATGTGAATTTGATTTTAGACAGAGATAATGTGGCGAGAAAAATCCCTTTTTTGATTTCTGAAAAAAGTCCCGAAGGAATCGAATCCCAGATGCCGTTTGCTTATGAAATTGTTAAAAAAACCGGGAAAAATATCAGCAGTGAGCGGACGCTTGAAGGCGTAAACCGCATTGTTTATTCATCTTTGCCCGGAACGATAAAAAGAATTCCTTTTTGGCGTGTTTTGGAAGGGCAGGTTTCGGGCGAATTGAAAGACAAAATTGTTTTCATTGGCGCGACGGCGCCGGATCTTCATGACGATAAACCTGTTCCGAATGCCAGGGGAAAAACGATGGCGGGTGTTGAAATACAAGCAAATGTCGCGAACATGCTTATTTTCGGTTATCGTTTGGTTCCGCTTGGCAAGTTCTATTCCTTTTTGTGGATTTTTATCAGCGCGCTGTTTCCGGTTATTTTTATTTTGTTGTTCAGGCGTTTTCTTTCCGCGCTGTCCGGTGTTTTGATTTTGGGAATTTTATATATTATTTTTTGCGCGGTCCTTTTTGACCTTGGAGTAAGCGCCAGCGTTTTGCACATAAGTTTGTCGTGGCTTCTTTCTTCCGCGGGACTTTTCGGATTCAGACATTTTTCCGGAGAAAAAGACAAACTTCAGCTTAAGCGGATTTTTTCCAAATATGTTTCCGCCGGAGTTTTGGAAGAAATTTTAAGCAATCCGAAAAAGGTCGCGCTTGGCGGAGAAGAAAAAGAAATTACGGTTTTGTTTTCCGACATAAGGGGATTTACTTCCATTTCGGAAAAAACTCCGCCGAAAGAACTTGTTAGAATTTTAAATAAATATTTTTCGGCGATGACGGAAGAAATTTTGAAACAGGGCGGAGTTTTGGATAAATATATAGGCGATGCGATAATGGCTTTTTGGGGAGCTCCTTTGGAAGAGCCGGACCAGGCGGATAACGCTTTGAGAGCGTCAAAAAACATGATGAAAAGGCTGAAAATTCTAAATGAGGAGTTTAAGGCCGCCGGAGACCCGGAAATAAACATAGGAATAGGGCTTTGTTCGGGCATGGCGGTGGTGGGAAACGTAGGTTCGGAAGAAAGGTTTGATTATACGGCGATAGGTGATACGGTGAACGCGGCTTCGCGGCTTGAAGGGCTTACGAAAGAATATCAAGTAAAAATAATTTTGAGCGAAAGCGTGAAAGCTAAGGCAAAAAACGATTATGATTTTAAATACCTCGGAGCGGCGGCGGTAAAAGGGAAAGACGAGCCGATAAAAATTTACACCGTCATTTAAATATCCACATTTTTCGCCGCCTCCGCTGTCTTATGTTTTTAAAATCGGATATAATCATTTTATTATGACTACAACAAAAAGGGATTATTTATATGCGATTATCGCCGGCGTCGCCGCGGCTTTTTTTATTTTTCCGTCTCTTAAAAATATCAAAATAGGGGGCGGGACAGCGATGTATTTTTTGCCGGTTGTTCTGCCTGTCTTGTGGATTATCGGTTTGGCTTTCGGTAAATTGATAAGCCGGTTTGTTTCGTTCGGCTATCAGTTCGCGAAATTCGTCATTGTCGGTTTTTTGAATACCGCGATTGATTTTGGCGTGTTAAATTTTTTGAGTGCCATAACCGGGCTCACCGGCGGGTTTCTTCTCGGAGGCGTAAACGTTCCCGGATTTATTCTTGCCGCCACAAACAGTTATTTCTGGAATAAGTTTTGGGTTTTCAGCCATAAGCGGTTGCCGGGAGAAAAAATCGATTACAGCGATTTTGCCAGTTTTGTGTTCGTTGTTTTGTTCGGAGTTATTGTAAACGGAGGCATAGTAATTTTGATGACGACTT
This genomic interval carries:
- a CDS encoding cupin domain-containing protein, whose protein sequence is MKISEYADFQEAVLSFQPLDKEFISVRHELDPTEEIRPHYHPKATEWIIVCEGTFDVQIGDEALTFYSVSPGEFLVIEIPKKEPHTFYAQKKTKYHVYRERKDRIIYCK
- a CDS encoding cupin domain-containing protein is translated as MIKTVIGVKKLPLTSNVCKQAVREVINLNRASVAHVEVQPGDASLLHRHKIFTQLYYILEGRGRMYVGGRGDFPVAKDTLIWIAPGRPHKLENTGRKILSHLVISIPPFSQTDVEVIDEQ
- a CDS encoding cupin domain-containing protein codes for the protein MSNKSYVGKRKKGGFSVAKDGAFISEFEWPGNSKIRKTSTTCGRLNPGQKAKLHRHEVSEEMCYVLSGHGEIKVGEIVEKIGKGDVVCIPARAAHSLKNISQKKLLKVLAFYSPMCTDGSTTFLE
- a CDS encoding FecR domain-containing protein is translated as MKHKFIFGFIAFILISAAGGAAVLVNHYKKARIGASEDGGVAQNIQVSKPWVEVLKPNVYASVESGEKKSLQTGDEIDSGYTVETDTWGLANIYFPDGSVARLDSGTQIFLEEGEYSDSDQSLKVKISLSAGRVWSKIIELATPDSLWEVKTTNAVATVRGTAFGFEHIDGKSSVVGSENQVELAPIDPDTKEILTDKKVIISPNKIVELKRQDLGEIKSGKIAIADKVKEAGPEVLEKEWVKRAAASDVVLNEKIKEIKQRVEENRGEDINKEELKKEIKQEIRNEIKKDAIKPFIQEIEKRRIEKEESKQKSKDNILENKNIQSEEKKILKPQTEGGQAGTGAGNQGTKESLKPIKLLVRPADFSGEIKEGERITFQAVLIMADNSEKIVTEGVKWQVLGQMGKMERPGVFYAELDSTISEFGEASGAVIAVWESEDGTVNFLAKTKIFKVRARVEETTDTRG
- a CDS encoding adenylate/guanylate cyclase domain-containing protein, with the protein product MKSKIYYFIIASLAGVLVCFSFYFGIFSGLEVFFEDLFFAPKPVSGDFVIVSIDDESLSRIGQWPWPREVFAKALLEMEKNTPLAAGMDIVFSELSSNGAEDDEKLASALGKISYPVVLASEAQNIFLSQDGTITASEFIKPLDSFTNEKNVSLGHVNLILDRDNVARKIPFLISEKSPEGIESQMPFAYEIVKKTGKNISSERTLEGVNRIVYSSLPGTIKRIPFWRVLEGQVSGELKDKIVFIGATAPDLHDDKPVPNARGKTMAGVEIQANVANMLIFGYRLVPLGKFYSFLWIFISALFPVIFILLFRRFLSALSGVLILGILYIIFCAVLFDLGVSASVLHISLSWLLSSAGLFGFRHFSGEKDKLQLKRIFSKYVSAGVLEEILSNPKKVALGGEEKEITVLFSDIRGFTSISEKTPPKELVRILNKYFSAMTEEILKQGGVLDKYIGDAIMAFWGAPLEEPDQADNALRASKNMMKRLKILNEEFKAAGDPEINIGIGLCSGMAVVGNVGSEERFDYTAIGDTVNAASRLEGLTKEYQVKIILSESVKAKAKNDYDFKYLGAAAVKGKDEPIKIYTVI
- a CDS encoding GtrA family protein encodes the protein MTTTKRDYLYAIIAGVAAAFFIFPSLKNIKIGGGTAMYFLPVVLPVLWIIGLAFGKLISRFVSFGYQFAKFVIVGFLNTAIDFGVLNFLSAITGLTGGFLLGGVNVPGFILAATNSYFWNKFWVFSHKRLPGEKIDYSDFASFVFVVLFGVIVNGGIVILMTTYISPLFNLSPERWLNIAKVIATAFSLIWNFIGFKLIVFGKK